Within Hyalangium ruber, the genomic segment TCTGGCCCCACAAGGTGCTCACCTCGGCGACGCAGCCGGTGAAGGAGTTCGGCCCGGAGCTGGAGAAGCTGCTGGAGGAGATGGCCGAGTCCATGGCGGAGGCCAAGGGCATTGGCATCGCGGCGAACCAGGTAGGCGAGTCGCTGAGGACGGCATTGGTGGGGCGGGAGGACGGGACCCACTTCGAGATCGTCAACCCGGAGATATTGGAGCGCTCGGGGAAGGTGACGCTGGAGGAGGGGTGCCTGTCGGTGCCGGACGAGTGGGAGAAGGTGCCGCGCTTCCACAAGGTGAAGGTGCGCTACCAGGACAAGGCGGGGCAGTGGCACGAGGTGGAGGCGGAGGGGCGGCTGGCGCACGTCTTCCAGCATGAAATCGACCACCTGGACGGGCGCGTCTTCG encodes:
- the def gene encoding peptide deformylase, which gives rise to MAREIVIWPHKVLTSATQPVKEFGPELEKLLEEMAESMAEAKGIGIAANQVGESLRTALVGREDGTHFEIVNPEILERSGKVTLEEGCLSVPDEWEKVPRFHKVKVRYQDKAGQWHEVEAEGRLAHVFQHEIDHLDGRVFVDHLSGLKRGLIQERMKKLQKSQKRKKD